Proteins encoded by one window of Paenibacillus sp. DCT19:
- a CDS encoding ArpU family phage packaging/lysis transcriptional regulator: MELLLPELDRRKTQTAVEAALEKYRIYKTIAFEEREVMVTASYAERFHGATNVTGDSTARTAIYNVDIQRARQAYCDTIDFIVSRLSEKERLLVCERYLKDEDVFDYKVYNHVFDPPVSKDTYTKIRTRAFYKLALALSDRGLINVEPLSATRKERKKLG, encoded by the coding sequence ATGGAATTATTGTTACCCGAATTGGATCGCCGAAAAACACAGACTGCGGTTGAGGCAGCTCTGGAGAAGTACCGTATCTACAAAACCATTGCGTTTGAAGAACGAGAAGTGATGGTGACGGCGAGCTATGCCGAACGCTTCCATGGTGCAACGAACGTAACTGGAGATTCTACGGCTCGAACAGCGATCTATAATGTGGATATTCAGAGAGCACGCCAGGCTTATTGTGATACGATTGATTTTATTGTCTCTCGCTTAAGCGAGAAAGAGCGATTGCTTGTGTGTGAACGATATTTGAAAGATGAAGATGTGTTCGATTACAAAGTGTATAACCACGTGTTCGACCCTCCTGTGAGCAAGGATACGTATACGAAGATTCGAACGCGTGCCTTCTATAAGCTGGCACTTGCTCTATCCGATCGCGGCTTGATCAATGTAGAGCCGTTATCTGCAACACGCAAGGAGCGTAAGAAGCTGGGGTAA